One Kitasatospora sp. NBC_01266 genomic window carries:
- a CDS encoding phenylacetate--CoA ligase family protein, with protein MTDAHLANAADPANPADPANPADPADLADLISFARAHSPFYRDLYAHLPAAVADLPSLPLIDHTAFWDAHTVADSRLLTGPHGDGIVFKTGGTTGMPRISFYTRAEWRAMARRFSDGMPAAGVRPGDRVANLFYAGELYSSFIFTLNLFQEASVPTVQLPIGGAATPEQVVGTLRDFSATVIAALPTSLSRLAREVVDTVGTLPLIRLALFSGEAFHDDQLPLIKQAFPNITVRSIGYASVDAGVLASPVAGEFDNRVHQVLTPEKVVELLDPETGEPIEEPGRAGRVVATDLVRRLTPVIRYPVGDMAEWVDFPSRTFRLLGRAEEGARVGPVTVYLEDVRALVAGADTQGRVGGVQVVLRHHDGRDQMVLRLADSTPQAAGREALAVALAEQLDVLRPFFADHVARGAVHPLAVEWVGPTGLTVNPRSGKAIRLLDERLG; from the coding sequence ATGACTGACGCTCACCTTGCGAACGCTGCGGACCCTGCGAACCCGGCGGACCCTGCGAACCCGGCGGACCCGGCGGACCTCGCGGACCTCATATCCTTCGCCCGGGCGCACTCGCCCTTCTACCGCGACCTCTACGCGCACCTGCCCGCAGCGGTCGCCGATCTCCCCTCCCTCCCGCTCATCGACCACACCGCGTTCTGGGACGCCCACACGGTCGCGGACAGCCGGCTGCTGACCGGTCCGCACGGTGACGGGATCGTCTTCAAGACCGGCGGGACCACCGGGATGCCCCGGATCTCGTTCTACACCCGCGCGGAGTGGCGGGCGATGGCCCGCCGGTTCAGCGACGGGATGCCGGCTGCCGGGGTGCGGCCCGGGGACCGGGTGGCGAACCTGTTCTATGCCGGGGAGTTGTACTCCAGCTTCATCTTCACCCTCAACCTCTTCCAGGAGGCGTCGGTCCCCACCGTCCAGCTGCCGATCGGCGGCGCGGCCACGCCGGAACAGGTGGTCGGGACGCTGCGGGACTTCTCCGCCACCGTGATCGCCGCCCTGCCCACCTCGCTCTCCCGGCTCGCCCGCGAGGTGGTGGACACCGTGGGAACGCTGCCGCTGATCCGGCTCGCGCTGTTCAGCGGCGAAGCCTTCCATGACGACCAACTGCCCCTGATCAAGCAGGCGTTCCCGAACATCACGGTGCGCTCCATCGGCTACGCGAGTGTGGACGCGGGCGTGCTGGCCTCGCCGGTGGCCGGGGAGTTCGACAACCGGGTGCACCAAGTCCTCACCCCCGAGAAGGTGGTGGAGCTGCTGGACCCGGAGACCGGTGAGCCGATCGAGGAGCCGGGGCGGGCCGGGCGGGTGGTGGCCACCGACCTGGTGCGGCGGCTGACGCCGGTGATCCGCTATCCGGTGGGGGACATGGCCGAGTGGGTGGACTTCCCCAGCCGCACCTTCCGGCTGCTGGGCCGCGCCGAGGAGGGGGCCCGGGTGGGACCGGTCACCGTCTACCTGGAGGACGTGCGGGCGCTGGTGGCGGGCGCCGACACGCAGGGCCGGGTCGGCGGCGTGCAGGTGGTGCTGCGCCACCACGACGGGCGTGACCAGATGGTTCTGCGGTTGGCCGACAGCACGCCGCAGGCGGCCGGGCGCGAGGCGCTGGCCGTGGCGCTGGCCGAGCAACTGGACGTGCTGCGTCCGTTCTTCGCCGATCACGTGGCACGCGGGGCGGTCCACCCGCTGGCCGTGGAGTGGGTCGGCCCGACCGGGCTGACCGTCAACCCGCGCAGCGGCAAGGCGATCCGGCTGCTGGACGAGCGGCTCGGCTGA
- a CDS encoding acyl-CoA reductase: MTTAPHSVSRGLPDGVSDGLVDQQPHSLPHYWQGEFIDDTEAEHRLAELDAQVRSVLAGPPLSPLTVLAACDLLSTALHDPESAQRKLLAEELAAAQVTEDEAVRTLRDVAEALEREALETKLIRELGGIDPGRLARFDFRREIFEGWLPVGLLVHVTPGNAPAAGALSVIEGLLAGNVNAAKTSGGSRFTQLLLAQLAALDPTGAIAARVIVLAFPSSRTDWLARLCTPADAVAAWGGEEALAGVAQLVPAGCRLVDWGPKLSFAYLTKESWAEPQTLHAIAADVCRLDQQACSSPQVVYLDTEDEEQVFAFAERFAAVLAEAVGELNVRERDLLESAEISNTVQVAALEEHLGLTRVHADPEGNWHVLADLRSALRASPLHRTVWVKPLPRTRIVEVLRPMRRYLQTVGLGADRADTAVLAGLVLTAGAQRVTVPGGMLDSYNGEPHDGVYALQRYSRRVDVQLDERFSTDACLDDLLGVRELTVPQVSVTVKSEFERLQGDLSRAEVFFRSGGSSGAPKLSAFAWEDYREHMRAGAEGLLAAGFDPRTDRSMNLFFSGQLSGGFLSFHSVLETLQAVQFPMAAQQDHALVARSIVEHQVDTLFGMPNYLLRVFTEAADELRAYRGVRKLFFGGEHFPQRQQDWLREEFGVELIRSAAYGSVDAGPLGYQCAHSPERVHHLFSGAQTLEILDRSEDRPAAVGEVGRLVFTAHTRRGQRLDRYEIGDLGRWIDGDCPCGRRTPRFELLGRFGDIFRAGGHFLNYRRFVAIAQEALDHVGAVQLVIEESAESGATLTVLLADFAPGDRSAEQLARAFLAEYQQLAEDVEQDRVLELRVKASPVDALAHTEASGKLREVVDLRTRDDL; encoded by the coding sequence GTGACCACCGCACCGCACTCCGTCTCGCGCGGCCTTCCGGACGGCGTCTCGGACGGCCTCGTGGACCAACAACCGCACAGCCTGCCGCACTACTGGCAGGGCGAGTTCATCGACGACACCGAAGCCGAGCACCGGCTGGCGGAGTTGGACGCCCAGGTCCGCTCGGTGCTCGCCGGTCCGCCGCTCAGCCCGCTGACCGTGCTGGCCGCCTGCGACCTGCTGTCCACCGCGCTGCACGACCCGGAGAGCGCGCAGCGCAAGCTGCTGGCCGAGGAGTTGGCCGCCGCCCAGGTCACCGAGGACGAGGCGGTCCGCACCCTGCGCGACGTCGCCGAGGCGCTGGAGCGGGAGGCGCTGGAGACCAAGCTGATCCGCGAGCTCGGCGGCATCGACCCGGGCCGGCTGGCCCGCTTCGACTTCCGTCGGGAGATCTTCGAGGGCTGGCTGCCGGTCGGCCTGCTGGTGCACGTCACGCCGGGCAACGCGCCCGCCGCCGGCGCGCTCAGCGTGATCGAGGGGCTGCTCGCCGGAAACGTCAACGCGGCCAAGACCAGCGGCGGTTCGCGCTTCACCCAGCTGCTGCTGGCCCAGCTCGCGGCGCTCGACCCGACCGGCGCGATCGCCGCCCGGGTGATCGTGCTGGCCTTCCCCTCCAGCCGCACCGACTGGCTGGCCCGGCTCTGCACCCCCGCCGACGCCGTCGCCGCCTGGGGCGGCGAGGAGGCGCTGGCCGGGGTGGCCCAGCTGGTGCCGGCCGGCTGCCGACTGGTCGACTGGGGCCCCAAGCTGTCCTTCGCCTATCTGACGAAGGAGAGTTGGGCCGAGCCGCAGACCCTGCACGCGATCGCCGCCGACGTCTGCCGGCTCGACCAGCAGGCCTGCTCCAGCCCGCAGGTGGTCTACCTGGACACCGAGGACGAGGAGCAGGTCTTCGCCTTCGCCGAGCGCTTCGCGGCCGTGCTGGCCGAGGCGGTGGGCGAACTGAACGTGCGTGAGCGCGATCTGCTGGAGAGCGCGGAGATCAGCAACACCGTGCAGGTGGCGGCGCTGGAGGAGCACCTGGGCCTGACCCGGGTGCACGCCGACCCCGAGGGCAACTGGCACGTGCTGGCCGACCTGCGCAGCGCGCTGCGCGCCTCGCCGCTGCACCGCACCGTCTGGGTCAAGCCGCTGCCGCGCACCCGGATCGTGGAGGTGCTGCGCCCGATGCGCCGCTACCTGCAGACGGTGGGACTCGGCGCCGACCGGGCCGACACCGCCGTGCTGGCCGGCCTGGTGCTGACCGCCGGCGCCCAGCGGGTCACGGTGCCGGGCGGCATGCTCGACAGCTACAACGGCGAGCCGCACGACGGTGTCTACGCGCTGCAGCGCTACAGCCGCCGGGTCGACGTCCAGTTGGACGAGCGGTTCAGCACCGACGCCTGCCTGGACGACCTGCTGGGCGTCAGGGAACTGACGGTACCTCAGGTGTCGGTGACGGTGAAGAGCGAGTTCGAGCGGTTGCAGGGCGATCTGAGCCGGGCCGAGGTCTTCTTCCGCAGCGGCGGCAGCTCGGGTGCCCCCAAGCTCTCCGCCTTCGCCTGGGAGGACTACCGCGAGCACATGCGGGCCGGCGCCGAAGGCCTGCTGGCGGCGGGCTTCGACCCGCGCACCGACCGGTCGATGAACCTGTTCTTCAGCGGGCAGCTGTCCGGCGGGTTCCTCAGCTTCCACTCGGTGCTGGAGACCCTGCAAGCCGTGCAGTTCCCGATGGCGGCCCAGCAGGACCACGCGCTGGTGGCCAGGTCGATCGTCGAGCACCAGGTGGACACCCTGTTCGGGATGCCGAACTACCTGCTGCGGGTCTTCACCGAGGCGGCCGACGAACTGCGCGCCTACCGGGGCGTGCGCAAGCTCTTCTTCGGTGGCGAGCACTTCCCGCAGCGCCAGCAGGACTGGCTGCGCGAGGAGTTCGGCGTCGAGCTGATCCGCTCGGCGGCCTACGGCAGCGTGGACGCCGGGCCGCTCGGCTACCAGTGCGCGCACTCCCCCGAGCGGGTGCACCACCTGTTCAGCGGCGCACAGACGCTGGAGATCCTGGACCGGAGCGAGGACCGCCCGGCGGCCGTCGGCGAGGTCGGCCGCCTGGTCTTCACCGCGCACACCCGGCGCGGTCAGCGGCTGGACCGCTACGAGATCGGCGACCTCGGCCGCTGGATCGACGGCGACTGTCCGTGCGGCCGGCGCACCCCGCGCTTCGAGCTGCTTGGTCGGTTCGGCGACATCTTCCGGGCCGGCGGGCACTTCCTCAACTACCGCCGCTTCGTGGCGATCGCGCAGGAGGCGCTGGACCACGTGGGAGCCGTGCAGCTGGTGATCGAGGAGAGCGCCGAGTCGGGCGCGACGCTGACCGTGCTGCTGGCCGACTTCGCACCCGGTGACCGCAGCGCCGAGCAGCTGGCCCGGGCCTTCCTGGCGGAGTATCAGCAGCTGGCAGAGGACGTCGAACAGGACCGCGTGCTCGAGTTGCGGGTCAAGGCGTCGCCGGTGGACGCCTTGGCCCACACCGAGGCCAGCGGCAAGCTCCGCGAGGTGGTCGACCTGCGGACCCGCGACGACCTCTGA
- a CDS encoding LuxE/PaaK family acyltransferase: MSTTTPASLASRYLDPVQVPDPAALGHVQQLFDLTEPYLVGPELDELFALAMNESNAWHAARSPFFGSLWESHPASARPLESAADLARLPFVHANFFKAHEVVSIPEEEVRIHLTSSGTTGQKSQMFFDDWTLRNGQRIVARIFDSYGWLGEDEPVNYLLSNYQPRPGLNLGTSFTDEYLCHFAPVRSAEYALKHTGSGHEFDPFGCVRALLRFAEEGAPVRILGFPAFLSFTLDRMRELGLPPITLDPRSLVVFGGGWKSNADKQVTKPELYRRIHEQLGIPDERIRDGFGAVEHSVLYMECANHRLHVPTWSRMLVRDVRTLQPVGYGERGYAQFISPYITSVPAQSVLMGDLVSQHAPEECGCGLPTPWFAVHGRAGLSRNRSCAIAAAELLKGNS; encoded by the coding sequence GTGAGCACAACAACCCCGGCGAGCCTGGCAAGTCGCTACCTCGACCCGGTCCAGGTCCCCGACCCGGCCGCGCTCGGGCACGTCCAGCAGCTCTTCGACCTCACCGAGCCCTACCTGGTGGGCCCCGAACTCGACGAGCTGTTCGCGCTCGCGATGAACGAGTCCAACGCCTGGCACGCCGCCCGCTCGCCGTTCTTCGGCAGCCTCTGGGAGTCCCACCCGGCGTCCGCGCGCCCGCTGGAGTCGGCCGCCGACCTGGCCCGACTGCCCTTCGTGCACGCCAACTTCTTCAAGGCGCACGAGGTGGTCTCGATACCCGAGGAGGAGGTCAGGATCCACCTGACCTCCTCGGGCACCACCGGGCAGAAGTCGCAGATGTTCTTCGACGACTGGACGCTGCGCAACGGCCAGCGGATCGTGGCCCGGATCTTCGACTCCTACGGCTGGCTGGGCGAGGACGAGCCGGTCAACTACCTGCTCTCCAACTACCAGCCCCGGCCGGGCCTGAACCTGGGCACCTCGTTCACCGACGAGTACCTGTGCCACTTCGCGCCGGTCCGCTCGGCGGAGTACGCGCTCAAGCACACCGGCAGCGGCCACGAGTTCGACCCGTTCGGCTGCGTGCGGGCACTGCTGCGGTTCGCCGAGGAGGGCGCGCCGGTGCGCATCCTCGGGTTCCCCGCCTTCCTCTCCTTCACCCTCGACCGAATGCGCGAACTCGGCCTGCCACCGATCACCCTGGACCCGCGCTCGCTGGTGGTCTTCGGCGGCGGCTGGAAGTCCAACGCGGACAAGCAGGTCACCAAGCCGGAGCTGTACCGGCGGATCCACGAGCAGTTGGGCATCCCGGACGAGCGGATCCGGGACGGCTTCGGCGCGGTCGAGCACTCGGTGCTCTACATGGAGTGCGCCAACCACCGCCTGCACGTGCCGACCTGGTCGCGGATGCTGGTGCGCGACGTGCGCACCCTGCAGCCGGTGGGCTACGGCGAGCGCGGCTACGCCCAGTTCATCTCGCCCTACATCACCTCGGTGCCCGCCCAGTCCGTGCTGATGGGCGACCTGGTCTCGCAGCACGCCCCCGAGGAGTGCGGCTGCGGCCTGCCCACACCCTGGTTCGCCGTGCACGGGCGGGCCGGGCTCAGCCGTAACCGCAGCTGCGCCATCGCCGCCGCCGAACTGCTCAAGGGGAACTCGTGA
- a CDS encoding GNAT family N-acetyltransferase: MQQFSAVQQSDINGLLALYRQVYGSGYALPIGTDPAVMAREIAAPHTTWLAARETGSDRIIGTIIGTLDPHERLGKLQGLVIHPDARGSGLAHQAVRQLAESLLTGDQPADSVYATARTNSTAPQRVCLSAGFRALGIFPNLRKAEEHETMVLLAKHRPGVLERRLPVERVPTGLASLVHALHQSVGHPDQPLPAVDHEPLPVRQRRSGGVEMEFVDAPQFVRRRTAEALPDPEQRFYPFHTPNVMLASADGAHEVYAQLNPSDGYCALIGAASGSLATLAEVFETLIARLAEGGASHIEALLPLDRYEDLRLLLAHGFLPAAAYPAMRRQGEGFQDYVVMTRSLQPLDFRGLSIDAAFQPFTEQYIELWKQQYLNTHEVFQ; encoded by the coding sequence ATGCAGCAGTTCTCTGCCGTTCAGCAGAGCGATATCAACGGGCTGTTAGCGCTCTATCGTCAGGTCTACGGGAGCGGCTACGCGCTGCCGATCGGCACCGATCCCGCCGTGATGGCACGGGAGATCGCCGCTCCGCACACCACCTGGCTGGCGGCCCGGGAGACCGGCAGTGACCGGATCATCGGGACCATCATCGGGACCCTCGATCCGCACGAACGGCTCGGCAAGCTCCAGGGGCTGGTCATCCACCCCGACGCGCGCGGCTCCGGCCTGGCGCACCAGGCGGTGCGGCAGTTGGCCGAGTCGCTGCTCACCGGCGACCAGCCCGCCGACTCGGTCTACGCCACCGCCCGCACCAACTCGACCGCACCGCAACGGGTCTGCCTGAGCGCCGGGTTCCGCGCGCTGGGCATCTTCCCGAACCTGCGCAAGGCCGAGGAGCACGAGACCATGGTGCTCCTCGCCAAGCACCGTCCTGGCGTGCTGGAGCGGCGGTTGCCCGTGGAGCGGGTGCCGACCGGGCTGGCCAGCCTGGTCCACGCGCTGCACCAATCGGTCGGCCACCCCGACCAACCGCTGCCCGCGGTCGACCACGAGCCGCTGCCGGTGCGCCAACGCCGCTCCGGCGGCGTCGAGATGGAGTTCGTCGACGCGCCGCAGTTCGTGCGGCGCCGCACCGCCGAGGCGCTGCCCGACCCCGAACAGCGCTTCTACCCGTTCCACACGCCGAACGTCATGCTGGCCTCGGCGGACGGCGCCCACGAGGTCTACGCCCAGCTGAACCCCTCGGACGGCTACTGCGCGCTGATCGGCGCCGCCAGCGGCAGCCTGGCGACGCTGGCCGAGGTCTTCGAGACCCTGATCGCCCGGCTGGCCGAGGGCGGCGCCTCGCACATCGAAGCCCTGCTGCCGCTGGACCGCTACGAGGACCTGCGGTTGCTGCTCGCGCACGGCTTCCTGCCCGCCGCCGCCTACCCGGCGATGCGCCGCCAGGGCGAGGGCTTCCAGGACTACGTGGTGATGACCCGCAGCCTGCAGCCGCTCGATTTCCGCGGCCTGTCCATCGACGCGGCCTTCCAGCCGTTCACCGAGCAGTACATCGAGCTGTGGAAGCAGCAGTACCTCAACACGCACGAGGTGTTCCAGTGA